In Myotis daubentonii chromosome 16, mMyoDau2.1, whole genome shotgun sequence, one DNA window encodes the following:
- the TMEM94 gene encoding transmembrane protein 94 isoform X6, which yields MDLKEKRAGEPPLALGLSTRKALSILKEQLEAVLEGHLREQKKCLTWKEMWRSSFLHHSNRCSCFHWPGASLMLLAVLLLLGCYGGQPAGSHGVELVNASALFLLLLLNLILIARQDRLKRREVEWRLRGIIDQIQDALKDGKEIKWPDAMYPDLHMPFAPSWSLHWAYRDGHLVNLPVSLLVEGDIIALRPGQESFASLRGIKDDEHIVLEPGDLFPPFSPPPSPRGELKKGPQNPQQHRLFRVLETPVIDNIRWCLDMALSRPITALDNERFTVQSVMLHYAMPVVLASFLITNALRFMLRAPGVTSWQYTLLQLQVNGVLPILPLLFPVLWVLATACGEARVLAQMSKGSPSSLLAKFSEDTLSSYTEAVSTQEMLRSIWGHFLRVIQGTSSTLSHSSSLLHSLGSVTVLCCVDKQGILSWPNPSPETVLFFSGKVEPPHSSHEDLTDDLSTRSFCHPEVEEEPHERDALLAGSLNTTLHLANEQERGDWPADGPKVPEPCSHHRAHGHSKHPSGSNVSFNRDPEGCEDEPGKTQPGLESEPYEAEDFVCDYHLEMLSLSQDQQNPPCIQFDDSNWQLHLTSLKPLGLNVLLNLCNASVTERLCRFSDHLCNIALQESHSAVLPVHVPWGLCELARLIGFTPGAKELFKQQNHLALYRLPSAEMVKESSLGRLSCVTKRRPPLSHMISLFIKDTTTSTEQMLSHGTADVVLEACTDFWDGADIYPLSGSDRKKVLDFYQRACLSGYCSAFAYKPMSCSLSSQLNGKCIELVQAPGQSSIFTLCELPSTTPIKLSTRHNSWSSDEGIGEVLEKEDCMQALSGQIFMGMVSSQYQARLDVVRLIDGLVNACIRFVYFSLEDELKSKVFAEKMGLETGWNCHISLTPNGDMPGSEIPPSSPSHAGSLHDDLNQVSRDDAEGLLMMEEGHSDLISFQPTDSDLPSFLEDCNRAKLPRGIHQVRPHLQNIDNVPLLVPLFTDCTPETMCEMIKIMQEYGEVTCCLGSSANLRNSCLFLQSDISIALDPLYPSRCSWETFGYATSTNMAQASDGLSPLQLSGQLNSLPCSLAFRQEETISIIRLIEQARHATYGIRKCFLFLLQCQLSLVVIQFLSCLVQLPPLLSTTDILWLSCFCYPLLSISLLGKPPHSSVMSVATGKNLLSIPKKTQHYFLLCFLLKFSLTIGSCLICFGFTLQSFCDSSRARNLTNCSSIMLPSHADTAPAWFDDFANGLLLAQKLTAALIVLHTVFISVTHVHRTKPLWRKSPLTNLWWSVTVPVVLLGQVVQTAVDLQLWTHRDSRVHFGLEDVPLLTWLLGCLSLVLVVVSNEIVKLHEIRVRVRYQKRQKLQFETKLGMNSPF from the exons ATGGACCTGAAGGAGAAGCGTGCG GGCGAGCCCCCCTTGGCCCTGGGCCTGTCCACGCGGAAGGCCCTCAGCATCCTGAAGGAGCAGCTGGAGGCGGTGCTGGAGGGACACCTGAGGGAGCAGAAGAAGTGCCTCACCTGGAAG gagatgTGGAGGAGCAGCTTCCTGCATCACAGTAACCGCTGCTCCTGTTTCCACTGGCCGGGCGCCTCGCTCATGCTGCTggcggtgctgctgctgctgggctgctACGGGGGCCAGCCGGCCGGCAG CCACGGGGTGGAGCTGGTGAATGCCTCGGCGctgtttctcttgctgcttctcaACCTCATCCTCATCGCACGGCAAGATCGGCTGAAACGTCGGGAGGTGGAGTGGAGGCTCCGAGGGATCATCGACCAAATCCAAG ATGCCCTCAAGGATGGCAAGGAGATCAAGTGGCCAGATGCCATGTACCCCGACCTCCACATGCCCTTTGCACCGTCCTGGTCCCTGCATTGGGCCTACAGAGATGGACATCTGGTCAACCTGCCAGTTAGCCTGTTGGTAGAAGGAGACATcatagctctgaggcctggccagGAATCGTTCGCCTCTCTGAGGGGGATCAAG GATGATGAGCACATCGTCTTGGAGCCCGGAGACCTGTTTCCCCCTTTCTCGCCACCGCCCTCCCCCCGGGGAGAGCTGAAGAAAGGGCCGCAGAACCCCCAGCAGCACCGGCTGTTCCGTGTCCTTGAGACCCCCGTGATTGACAACATCAG ATGGTGCCTGGACATGGCCCTGTCCCGCCCCATCACTGCTCTGGACAACGAGAGGTTCACGGTGCAGTCGGTGATGCTGCACTACGCCATGCCTGTGGTCCTG GCCAGCTTCCTCATCACCAATGCCCTGCGCTTCATGCTGCGCGCCCCCGGGGTCACGTCCTGGCAGTACACCCTCCTCCAGCTACAG GTGAATGGCGTCCTGCCCATCCTCCCCCTGCTCTTTCCAGTCCTCTGGGTCCTGGCAACCGCCTGCggagaagcccgggtcctggcCCAGATGAGCAAGGGCTCCCCCAGCTCTCTG CTGGCCAAGTTCTCAGAGGATACTCTCAGCAGCTACACAGAAGCCGTGTCCACTCAG GAAATGCTGCGCAGCATTTGGGGCCACTTCCTGCGGGTGATCCAGGGGACGTCGTCCACGCTGAGCCACAGCTCCAGCCTGCTGCACAGCCTGGGCTCCGTCACG GTCCTGTGCTGTGTGGACAAACAGGGGATCCTGTCGTGGCCAAATCCCAGCCCAGAGACCGTGCTGTTCTTCAGCGGGAAGGTGGAGCCTCCGCACAGCAGCCACGAGGACCTGACGGATGACCTGTCCACCCGCTCCTTCTGCCACCccgaggtggaggaggag CCCCACGAACGGGATGCCCTCCTGGCTGGCTCCCTGAACACCACGCTGCACCTGGCCAATGAGCAGGAGCGCGGCGACTGGCCTGCTGACGGCCCCAAGGTCCCTGAGCCCTGCTCTCACCACAGAGCGCACGGCCACAGCAAACACCCGTCCGGCTCGAACGTGAGCTTCAACAGGGACCCAGAGGGCTGTGAGGATGAGCCCGGCAAG ACGCAGCCTGGGCTGGAGAGCGAGCCCTACGAGGCGGAGGACTTCGTGTGTGACTACCACTTGGAGATGCTGAGCCTGTCGCAGGACCAGCAGAACCCCCCCTGCATCCAGTTTGATGACTCCAACTGGCAGCTGCACCTCACCTCCCTCAAGCCCTTGGGCCTCAACGTGCTGCTGAACCTGTGCAACGCCAGCGTCACCGAGCGGCTGTGCCGCTTCTCCGACCACCTGTGCAACATCGCCCTGCAGGAGAGCCACAGCGCCGTGCTGCCCGTCCACGTGCCCTGGGGGCTCTGCGAGCTCGCCCGCCTCATCG gcttCACTCCTGGGGCCAAGGAGCTCTTCAAGCAGCAGAACCACCTGGCGCTCTATCGCCTCCCCAGTGCCGAGATGGTGAAGGAGAGCTCCCTGGGGAGGCTGTCCTGTGTCACCAAGCGGCGCCCCCCGCTCAGCCACATGATCAGCCTCTTCATCAAGGACACCACCACCA GCACAGAACAGATGCTGTCCCATGGCACAGCAGACGTGGTCTTGGAGGCCTGCACAGACTTCTGGGATGGAGCTGACATCTACCCTCTTTCGGGTTCCGACAG AAAGAAAGTGCTGGATTTCTACCAGCGCGCCTGCCTGTCTGGCTACTGCTCCGCCTTCGCCTATAAGCCCATGAGCTGCAGCCTGTCCTCCCAGCTTAATGGCAAGTGCATCGAGCTGGTGCAGGCGCCGGGCCAGAGCAGCATCTTCACCCTGTGCGAGCTGCCCAGCACCACCCCCATCAAGCTGAGCACCCGCCACAACAGCTGGAGCTCCGATG AAGGGATCGGGGAGGTGCTGGAGAAGGAAGACTGCATGCAGGCCCTGAGCGGCCAGATCTTCATGGGCATGGTGTCCTCCCAGTACCAGGCCCGGCTGGACGTCGTGCGCCTCATCGACGGGCTGGTCAATGCCTGCATTCGCTTCGTCTACTTCTCTTTGGAGGATGAGCTCAAAAGCAAG GTGTTTGCAGAGAAGATGGGCCTGGAGACAGGCTGGAACTGCCACATCTCCCTCACACCCAATGGGGACATGCCTGGCTCCGAGatccccccctccagccccagccacgCTGGCTCCCTGCACGATGACCTGAATCAGG TGTCCCGAGATGATGCAGAAGGGCTCCTGATGATGGAGGAGGGCCATTCTGACCTCATCAGCTTCCAGCCTACGGACAGTGACCTCCCCAGCTTCCTGGAGGACTGCAACCGG GCCAAGCTGCCCCGGGGCATCCACCAGGTGCGGCCCCACCTGCAGAACATCGACAACGTGCCCCTGCTAGTGCCCCTGTTCACTGACTGTACCCCCGAGA CCATGTGTGAGATGATCAAGATCATGCAGGAGTACGGGGAGGTGACCTGCTGCCTGGGCAGCTCTGCCAACCTGCGGAACAGCTGCCTCTTCCTCCAGAGCGACATCAG CATTGCCCTGGACCCCCTGTACCCATCCCGCTGCTCCTGGGAGACCTTCGGCTATGCCACCAGCACCAACATGGCCCAGGCCTCGGATGGCCTTTCCCCCCTGCAGCTCTCGGGGCAGCTCAAcagcctgccctgctccctggcctTCCGCCAGGAGGAGACCATCAGTATCATCCGCCTCATCGAGCAG GCTCGGCATGCCACCTACGGCATTCGCAAGtgcttcctcttcctgctgcagTGCCAGCTGTCTCTCGTGGTCATCCAG TTCCTCTCTTGCCTAGTCCAGCTGCCACCGCTGCTCAGTACCACCGACATCCTGTGGCTGTCCTGCTTTTGCTATCCCCTGCTCAG CATCTCTCTGCTGGGGAAGCCCCCCCATAGCTCCGTCATGTCTGTGGCAACAGGGAAAAACCTTCTCTCCATTCCTAAGAAG ACCCAGCACTACTTCCTGCTCTGTTTCTTGCTCAAGTTCAGTCTCACCATCGGCTCGTGCCTCATCTGCTTTGGCTTCACATTGCAGAGCTTCTGTGACAGCTCCCGGGCCCGCAACCTCACCAACTGCTCCTCCATCATGCTGCCCAG CCATGCAGACACGGCTCCAGCCTGGTTTGATGACTTTGCCAATGGGCTGCTTCTGGCTCAGAAGCTCACTGCCGCCCTGATCGTCCTGCACACCG TCTTCATTTCTGTCACCCACGTGCATCGCACCAAGCCCCTGTGGAGAAAGAGCCCCTTGACCAACCTCTGGTGGTCCGTGACGGTGCCCGTGGT GCTGCTGGGGCAGGTGGTCCAGACGGCGGTTGACCTGCAGCTGTGGACGCACAGGGACAGCCGCGTCCACTTTGGCCTGGAGGACGTGCCTCTGCTGACGTGGCTCCTGGGCTGCCTGTCCCTGGTCCTTGTGGTGGTCAGCAACGAGATCGTGAAGCTGCACGAGATCCG ggTCCGGGTCCGCTACCAGAAGCGACAGAAGCTGCAGTTTGAAACCAAGCTGGGCATGAACTCTCCCTTCTGA
- the TMEM94 gene encoding transmembrane protein 94 isoform X5 — MDLKEKRAGEPPLALGLSTRKALSILKEQLEAVLEGHLREQKKCLTWKEMWRSSFLHHSNRCSCFHWPGASLMLLAVLLLLGCYGGQPAGSHGVELVNASALFLLLLLNLILIARQDRLKRREVEWRLRGIIDQIQDALKDGKEIKWPDAMYPDLHMPFAPSWSLHWAYRDGHLVNLPVSLLVEGDIIALRPGQESFASLRGIKDDEHIVLEPGDLFPPFSPPPSPRGELKKGPQNPQQHRLFRVLETPVIDNIRWCLDMALSRPITALDNERFTVQSVMLHYAMPVVLASFLITNALRFMLRAPGVTSWQYTLLQLQVNGVLPILPLLFPVLWVLATACGEARVLAQMSKGSPSSLLAKFSEDTLSSYTEAVSTQEMLRSIWGHFLRVIQGTSSTLSHSSSLLHSLGSVTVLCCVDKQGILSWPNPSPETVLFFSGKVEPPHSSHEDLTDDLSTRSFCHPEVEEEPHERDALLAGSLNTTLHLANEQERGDWPADGPKVPEPCSHHRAHGHSKHPSGSNVSFNRDPEGCEDEPGKTQPGLESEPYEAEDFVCDYHLEMLSLSQDQQNPPCIQFDDSNWQLHLTSLKPLGLNVLLNLCNASVTERLCRFSDHLCNIALQESHSAVLPVHVPWGLCELARLIGFTPGAKELFKQQNHLALYRLPSAEMVKESSLGRLSCVTKRRPPLSHMISLFIKDTTTSTEQMLSHGTADVVLEACTDFWDGADIYPLSGSDRKKVLDFYQRACLSGYCSAFAYKPMSCSLSSQLNGKCIELVQAPGQSSIFTLCELPSTTPIKLSTRHNSWSSDEGIGEVLEKEDCMQALSGQIFMGMVSSQYQARLDVVRLIDGLVNACIRFVYFSLEDELKSKVFAEKMGLETGWNCHISLTPNGDMPGSEIPPSSPSHAGSLHDDLNQGEGKVSRDDAEGLLMMEEGHSDLISFQPTDSDLPSFLEDCNRAKLPRGIHQVRPHLQNIDNVPLLVPLFTDCTPETMCEMIKIMQEYGEVTCCLGSSANLRNSCLFLQSDISIALDPLYPSRCSWETFGYATSTNMAQASDGLSPLQLSGQLNSLPCSLAFRQEETISIIRLIEQARHATYGIRKCFLFLLQCQLSLVVIQFLSCLVQLPPLLSTTDILWLSCFCYPLLSISLLGKPPHSSVMSVATGKNLLSIPKKTQHYFLLCFLLKFSLTIGSCLICFGFTLQSFCDSSRARNLTNCSSIMLPSHADTAPAWFDDFANGLLLAQKLTAALIVLHTVFISVTHVHRTKPLWRKSPLTNLWWSVTVPVVLLGQVVQTAVDLQLWTHRDSRVHFGLEDVPLLTWLLGCLSLVLVVVSNEIVKLHEIRVRVRYQKRQKLQFETKLGMNSPF, encoded by the exons ATGGACCTGAAGGAGAAGCGTGCG GGCGAGCCCCCCTTGGCCCTGGGCCTGTCCACGCGGAAGGCCCTCAGCATCCTGAAGGAGCAGCTGGAGGCGGTGCTGGAGGGACACCTGAGGGAGCAGAAGAAGTGCCTCACCTGGAAG gagatgTGGAGGAGCAGCTTCCTGCATCACAGTAACCGCTGCTCCTGTTTCCACTGGCCGGGCGCCTCGCTCATGCTGCTggcggtgctgctgctgctgggctgctACGGGGGCCAGCCGGCCGGCAG CCACGGGGTGGAGCTGGTGAATGCCTCGGCGctgtttctcttgctgcttctcaACCTCATCCTCATCGCACGGCAAGATCGGCTGAAACGTCGGGAGGTGGAGTGGAGGCTCCGAGGGATCATCGACCAAATCCAAG ATGCCCTCAAGGATGGCAAGGAGATCAAGTGGCCAGATGCCATGTACCCCGACCTCCACATGCCCTTTGCACCGTCCTGGTCCCTGCATTGGGCCTACAGAGATGGACATCTGGTCAACCTGCCAGTTAGCCTGTTGGTAGAAGGAGACATcatagctctgaggcctggccagGAATCGTTCGCCTCTCTGAGGGGGATCAAG GATGATGAGCACATCGTCTTGGAGCCCGGAGACCTGTTTCCCCCTTTCTCGCCACCGCCCTCCCCCCGGGGAGAGCTGAAGAAAGGGCCGCAGAACCCCCAGCAGCACCGGCTGTTCCGTGTCCTTGAGACCCCCGTGATTGACAACATCAG ATGGTGCCTGGACATGGCCCTGTCCCGCCCCATCACTGCTCTGGACAACGAGAGGTTCACGGTGCAGTCGGTGATGCTGCACTACGCCATGCCTGTGGTCCTG GCCAGCTTCCTCATCACCAATGCCCTGCGCTTCATGCTGCGCGCCCCCGGGGTCACGTCCTGGCAGTACACCCTCCTCCAGCTACAG GTGAATGGCGTCCTGCCCATCCTCCCCCTGCTCTTTCCAGTCCTCTGGGTCCTGGCAACCGCCTGCggagaagcccgggtcctggcCCAGATGAGCAAGGGCTCCCCCAGCTCTCTG CTGGCCAAGTTCTCAGAGGATACTCTCAGCAGCTACACAGAAGCCGTGTCCACTCAG GAAATGCTGCGCAGCATTTGGGGCCACTTCCTGCGGGTGATCCAGGGGACGTCGTCCACGCTGAGCCACAGCTCCAGCCTGCTGCACAGCCTGGGCTCCGTCACG GTCCTGTGCTGTGTGGACAAACAGGGGATCCTGTCGTGGCCAAATCCCAGCCCAGAGACCGTGCTGTTCTTCAGCGGGAAGGTGGAGCCTCCGCACAGCAGCCACGAGGACCTGACGGATGACCTGTCCACCCGCTCCTTCTGCCACCccgaggtggaggaggag CCCCACGAACGGGATGCCCTCCTGGCTGGCTCCCTGAACACCACGCTGCACCTGGCCAATGAGCAGGAGCGCGGCGACTGGCCTGCTGACGGCCCCAAGGTCCCTGAGCCCTGCTCTCACCACAGAGCGCACGGCCACAGCAAACACCCGTCCGGCTCGAACGTGAGCTTCAACAGGGACCCAGAGGGCTGTGAGGATGAGCCCGGCAAG ACGCAGCCTGGGCTGGAGAGCGAGCCCTACGAGGCGGAGGACTTCGTGTGTGACTACCACTTGGAGATGCTGAGCCTGTCGCAGGACCAGCAGAACCCCCCCTGCATCCAGTTTGATGACTCCAACTGGCAGCTGCACCTCACCTCCCTCAAGCCCTTGGGCCTCAACGTGCTGCTGAACCTGTGCAACGCCAGCGTCACCGAGCGGCTGTGCCGCTTCTCCGACCACCTGTGCAACATCGCCCTGCAGGAGAGCCACAGCGCCGTGCTGCCCGTCCACGTGCCCTGGGGGCTCTGCGAGCTCGCCCGCCTCATCG gcttCACTCCTGGGGCCAAGGAGCTCTTCAAGCAGCAGAACCACCTGGCGCTCTATCGCCTCCCCAGTGCCGAGATGGTGAAGGAGAGCTCCCTGGGGAGGCTGTCCTGTGTCACCAAGCGGCGCCCCCCGCTCAGCCACATGATCAGCCTCTTCATCAAGGACACCACCACCA GCACAGAACAGATGCTGTCCCATGGCACAGCAGACGTGGTCTTGGAGGCCTGCACAGACTTCTGGGATGGAGCTGACATCTACCCTCTTTCGGGTTCCGACAG AAAGAAAGTGCTGGATTTCTACCAGCGCGCCTGCCTGTCTGGCTACTGCTCCGCCTTCGCCTATAAGCCCATGAGCTGCAGCCTGTCCTCCCAGCTTAATGGCAAGTGCATCGAGCTGGTGCAGGCGCCGGGCCAGAGCAGCATCTTCACCCTGTGCGAGCTGCCCAGCACCACCCCCATCAAGCTGAGCACCCGCCACAACAGCTGGAGCTCCGATG AAGGGATCGGGGAGGTGCTGGAGAAGGAAGACTGCATGCAGGCCCTGAGCGGCCAGATCTTCATGGGCATGGTGTCCTCCCAGTACCAGGCCCGGCTGGACGTCGTGCGCCTCATCGACGGGCTGGTCAATGCCTGCATTCGCTTCGTCTACTTCTCTTTGGAGGATGAGCTCAAAAGCAAG GTGTTTGCAGAGAAGATGGGCCTGGAGACAGGCTGGAACTGCCACATCTCCCTCACACCCAATGGGGACATGCCTGGCTCCGAGatccccccctccagccccagccacgCTGGCTCCCTGCACGATGACCTGAATCAGGGTGAGGGCAAAG TGTCCCGAGATGATGCAGAAGGGCTCCTGATGATGGAGGAGGGCCATTCTGACCTCATCAGCTTCCAGCCTACGGACAGTGACCTCCCCAGCTTCCTGGAGGACTGCAACCGG GCCAAGCTGCCCCGGGGCATCCACCAGGTGCGGCCCCACCTGCAGAACATCGACAACGTGCCCCTGCTAGTGCCCCTGTTCACTGACTGTACCCCCGAGA CCATGTGTGAGATGATCAAGATCATGCAGGAGTACGGGGAGGTGACCTGCTGCCTGGGCAGCTCTGCCAACCTGCGGAACAGCTGCCTCTTCCTCCAGAGCGACATCAG CATTGCCCTGGACCCCCTGTACCCATCCCGCTGCTCCTGGGAGACCTTCGGCTATGCCACCAGCACCAACATGGCCCAGGCCTCGGATGGCCTTTCCCCCCTGCAGCTCTCGGGGCAGCTCAAcagcctgccctgctccctggcctTCCGCCAGGAGGAGACCATCAGTATCATCCGCCTCATCGAGCAG GCTCGGCATGCCACCTACGGCATTCGCAAGtgcttcctcttcctgctgcagTGCCAGCTGTCTCTCGTGGTCATCCAG TTCCTCTCTTGCCTAGTCCAGCTGCCACCGCTGCTCAGTACCACCGACATCCTGTGGCTGTCCTGCTTTTGCTATCCCCTGCTCAG CATCTCTCTGCTGGGGAAGCCCCCCCATAGCTCCGTCATGTCTGTGGCAACAGGGAAAAACCTTCTCTCCATTCCTAAGAAG ACCCAGCACTACTTCCTGCTCTGTTTCTTGCTCAAGTTCAGTCTCACCATCGGCTCGTGCCTCATCTGCTTTGGCTTCACATTGCAGAGCTTCTGTGACAGCTCCCGGGCCCGCAACCTCACCAACTGCTCCTCCATCATGCTGCCCAG CCATGCAGACACGGCTCCAGCCTGGTTTGATGACTTTGCCAATGGGCTGCTTCTGGCTCAGAAGCTCACTGCCGCCCTGATCGTCCTGCACACCG TCTTCATTTCTGTCACCCACGTGCATCGCACCAAGCCCCTGTGGAGAAAGAGCCCCTTGACCAACCTCTGGTGGTCCGTGACGGTGCCCGTGGT GCTGCTGGGGCAGGTGGTCCAGACGGCGGTTGACCTGCAGCTGTGGACGCACAGGGACAGCCGCGTCCACTTTGGCCTGGAGGACGTGCCTCTGCTGACGTGGCTCCTGGGCTGCCTGTCCCTGGTCCTTGTGGTGGTCAGCAACGAGATCGTGAAGCTGCACGAGATCCG ggTCCGGGTCCGCTACCAGAAGCGACAGAAGCTGCAGTTTGAAACCAAGCTGGGCATGAACTCTCCCTTCTGA